Proteins encoded in a region of the Orcinus orca chromosome 8, mOrcOrc1.1, whole genome shotgun sequence genome:
- the LOC101279102 gene encoding lysine-specific demethylase 4D-like, whose product MKAMKSKSNWAQNPSCSIMVFRPTKEEFNDFNKYIAYMESQGAHRAGLAKIIPPQDWKARETYDDIDDILIAAPLQPVISGQAGVFTQHHKKKKAMTVSEYRRLTNSETHQTPFYSDFEDLERKYWKTRPYGSPVYGADVSGSLFDENTKQWNLGHLGTIQDLLEQECGVVIEGINTPCLYFGMWKTAFAWHTEDMDLYSINYLHFGEPKTWYVVPPEHGRLLERLARELFPGSSRCCEAFLRHKVALISPTVLKDNGIPFDRVTQEAGEFMVTFAYGYHSGFNHGFNCAEAINFASPRWIDYGKVASQCSCGEARVAFSMDAFVRILQPERYELWKRGQDRTVVDHTQPMVPSRQFLNAWREVHAPGGPALRRRHCPSRSASHRRPPVAACHGTRCRAPVDPVSPPP is encoded by the coding sequence ATGAAAGCTATGAAGTCTAAGTCCAACTGGGCCCAGAACCCAAGTTGTAGCATAATGGTATTTCGTCCAACCAAAGAAGAGTTTAATGATTTCAATAAATACATTGCTTATATGGAATCCCAAGGTGCACACCGAGCAGGCCTGGCTAAGATCATTCCACCCCAGGACTGGAAAGCCAGAGAGACCTATGATGACATCGATGACATCTTAATAGCCGCTCCCCTCCAGCCGGTGATTTCTGGGCAGGCAGGTGTGTTTACTCAGcaccacaaaaagaagaaagccatGACCGTGAGCGAGTATCGCCGCTTAACAAACAGTGAAACACACCAGACTCCATTCTACTCTGATTTTGAGGATCTGGAGCGAAAATATTGGAAAACGCGACCCTATGGTTCACCAGTATATGGTGCGGACGTCAGTGGCTCCTTATTCGATGAAAACACGAAGCAGTGGAACCTTGGACACCTGGGAACCATTCAGGACCTGCTGGAACAGGAGTGCGGAGTGGTCATCGAAGGCATCAACACCCCCTGCCTTTACTTCGGGATGTGGAAGACCGCCTTCGCCTGGCACACGGAGGACATGGACCTTTACAGCATCAACTACCTGCACTTCGGGGAGCCCAAGACTTGGTACGTGGTGCCCCCGGAGCACGGCCGGCTCCTGGAACGCCTGGCCAGGGAGCTTTTCCCGGGCAGCTCGCGGTGCTGTGAGGCCTTCCTGCGGCACAAGGTGGCTCTCATCTCGCCCACGGTCCTCAAGGACAACGGCATCCCCTTCGATCGGGTCACTCAGGAGGCTGGAGAGTTCATGGTGACGTTTGCCTATGGCTACCACTCCGGCTTCAACCACGGTTTCAACTGCGCGGAAGCCATCAATTTCGCCTCCCCGCGTTGGATCGATTATGGCAAAGTGGCATCGCAGTGCAGCTGCGGGGAGGCCCGGGTCGCCTTCTCCATGGACGCCTTCGTGCGCATCCTGCAACCGGAGCGCTACGAGCTGTGGAAACGCGGGCAGGACCGGACCGTGGTGGACCACACGCAGCCCATGGTGCCCAGCAGACAGTTCCTGAACGCCTGGAGGGAGGTCCACGCGCCTGGGGGACCCGCGCTCCGCCGGAGGCACTGTCCGTCCCGCAGCGCCTCGCACCGCCGTCCGCCCGTGGCCGCCTGCCATGGGACCCGCTGTCGAGCCCCTGTGGATCCTGTGTCCCCGCCCCCCTAG
- the LOC101277390 gene encoding tripartite motif-containing protein 77-like — protein sequence MPRVKNVLSFYFLRNMESAFTQCFPSEFICSICKDNFTDPVTISCGHRFCTPCLCLLWEDVQTAPCCPVCKAVSPKMDFKSTIFAKERILPTRGSVVCQLPSSAKQMCRIHQVIKLYFCQTDKSLLCLFCSHSPEHATHEHYPVKQVAEHYRENLLMQMKSIWKKKKENQRNIKKVTNIFRVWEGFVNLRMVMIGAEYPKVYQYLQEEKQKHLEMLAIEGKIVFQRLRRNVARMVHMGKLLRRIYEELKELCLKADVDMLQGVGDTMKRSQLMQLYIPQPMDPQLSTWAITGMLERLNSFRVYVTLDHKIRNCHVALTEDLRRLQCSPDHQDVPRNPASSENTPSWGAQTFTTGKHYWEVNVGNSRNWIIGLCKESWTSRNDMLLNSEDIFLLLCVSVEDHFSLFSTFPLLPHYIQRPQGWIGVFLDYECGIISFINVARSSLICNFLSRSFSFPLRPFIWCGPK from the exons ATGCCAAGGGTAAAGAAtgtcctttccttttattttctcagaaacATGGAATCTGCTTTCACGCAGTGTTTCCCCAGTGAGTTCATCTGCTCCATCTGCAAGGACAATTTCACAGACCCTGTCACCATTAGCTGTGGGCACAGATTTTGTACTCCTTGCCTCTGTCTCTTGTGGGAAGATGTCCAAACAGCTCCTTGCTGTCCTGTGTGCAAGGCAGTATCTCCGAAAATGGACTTCAAAAGCACTATTTTTGCTAAGGAACGTATTCTTCCTACCAGAGGATCAGTTGTCTGCCAGTTACCTAGCTCGGCCAAGCAGATGTGTAGGATACACCAAGTGATAAAGCTCTACTTCTGTCAAACTGACAAGAGCCTGCTGTGTTTGTTCTGCTCTCATTCCCCAGAGCATGCCACGCATGAACACTATCCAGTAAAGCAGGTTGCAGAGCACTACAGG GAGAACCTTCTGATGCAAATGAAAtctatttggaaaaagaaaaaagaaaatcagagaaatataaaaaaagtgACCAACATATTCAGAGTATGGGAG GGTTTTGTAAATCTACGGATGGTGATGATAGGAGCTGAATACCCTAAGGTATATCAATATCtccaggaagaaaagcaaaaacatttaGAGATGTTGGCAATTGAAGGCAAGATTGTTTTTCAGCGACTCAGGAGAAATGTAGCCAGAATGGTTCATATGGGGAAACTCCTGAGAAGAATATATGAGGAGCTGAAGGAACTGTGCCTTAAAGCAGACGTGGACATGCTCCAG GGTGTGGGAGACACAATGAAAAG gagtCAGTTAATGCAGCTGTACATTCCTCAGCCTATGGACCCACAGCTCAGTACATGGGCCATCACTGGGATGTTGGAAAGGCTTAACAGCTTCCGAG tGTATGTTACGTTGgatcataaaataagaaattgtcATGTGGCTCTGACTGAAGACCTGAGACGTTTGCAGTGCAGTCCTGACCATCAAGATGTGCCCCGTAATCCAGCAAGTTCAGAGAATACTCCTTCATGGGGTGCTCAGACCTTCACCACTGGCAAACATTACTGGGAGGTGAATGTGGGAAACTCTCGTAACTGGATTATAGGACTTTGCAAGGAATCCTGGACAAGTAGGAATGATATGCTACTTAACTCTGAGgatatttttctacttctgtgtgtCAGCGTGGAGGACCATTTCAGTCTCTTTTCTACATTCCCACTCTTACCCCACTATATCCAAAGACCCCAGGGCTGGATAGGGGTGTTTCTAGATTATGAATGTGGTATAATAAGCTTTATTAATGTTGCCAGAAGTTCCCTCATTTGTAATTTCCTCTCACGCTCTTTCTCATTCCCTCTCAGACCTTTCATTTGGTGTGGACCCAAATGA